Proteins from one Rosa chinensis cultivar Old Blush chromosome 7, RchiOBHm-V2, whole genome shotgun sequence genomic window:
- the LOC112178776 gene encoding peroxisomal membrane protein PEX14 isoform X1: MASQSSEDKPENPVGLAEAQQDVAAEPPKQTSSPSVFVNSEPMREDQVQNAVKFLSHPKVKGSPVIYRRSFLEKKGLTKEEIDEAFRRVPDPPPSAQATTANQADGQAKTTNIQAQSSNQTLQPVSSTAPVGTLARYRFHWSHAILAVGLMAASGAGTAILIKNAIIPRLRSWVRKVVLEDDNDVEKKTDTKPSLAEEAAAAAKSAAAAAADVAKASQEMLNSKTEERKYFGELMSLLDVQVQEMKSMSNSIRKLEGETRASRASLVDHEDSRLTVTKSKQQYVNGKAEYDMHSVQSFSAPASVEPSAAPHSKSYMEIMAMVQRGEKPPNVREIDDLPPNPNQQPSNPRLVPRAKPWELGQTQNNSSQVYQNHTSSEAFSSSTQENGLNYLNGDSSVPWWQRKTPSITEIENEDEVKAASLQVVRQPVQRAWVPPQPPPVAMPEAAEAIRRPKPSVQRESLGNDQAVARSSSDVTDELQRVTKISESGGALEMNNGNAAEISNGNSYLNSTEIHEEQENYE; this comes from the exons ATGGCCTCTCAATCCTCGGAGGACAAACCAGAAAACCCAG TAGGCCTTGCTGAGGCTCAGCAAGATGTTGCAGCTGAGCCTCCTAAGCAAACTTCTAGCCCATCGGTGTTTGTGAATTCCGAACCAATGAGAGAGGACCAAGTGCAAAATGCTGTGAAGTTTCTTTCGCACCCAAAAGTTAAGGGCTCTCCTGTCATCTACAGGCGCTCTTTTCTTGAGAAGAAGGGGCTTACGAAGGAGGAGATTGATGAGGCGTTTCGGCGTGTGCCT GATCCACCTCCAAGTGCACAGGCAACTACTGCAAATCAAG CTGATGGACAAGCGAAGACAACAAACATTCAGGCACAAAGTTCAAATCAAACTTTGCAGCCTGTTAGTTCTACTGCCCCGGTGGGTACCTTAGCTCGGTATAGATTCCACTGGTCTCATGCCATTCTTGCTGTAGGATTAATGGCAGCTTCAGGTGCTGGAACTGCTATACTTATTAAG AATGCTATTATTCCAAGGTTGAGGTCTTGGGTACGAAAGGTTGTATTGGAGGACGACAATGACGTTGAGAAGAAAACTGACACGAAACCCAGTTTAGCAGAAGAAGCTGCAGCAGCGGCTAAATCAGCTGCAGCTGCAGCAGCAGATGTGGCAAAAGCAAGCCAAGAAATGCTGAATTCTAAGACTGAAG AGAGGAAATACTTTGGGGAACTTATGAGTTTGTTAGATGTGCAAGTGCAAGAAATGAAGTCAATGAGTAATTCCATACGGAAATTGGAAG GAGAAACGAGGGCCTCAAGAGCCTCTCTTGTTGATCACGAAGATAGTCGACTCACAGTCACAAAGTCAAAG CAACAATATGTGAATGGCAAGGCAGAGTACGACATGCACTCAG TGCAATCTTTCTCAGCTCCTGCATCTGTGGAACCATCTGCTGCACCTCACTCAAAGTCTTATATGGAG ATCATGGCCATGGTACAAAGAGGGGAGAAACCTCCTAATGTCAGA GAAATTGATGATTTACCGCCCAATCCTAATCAGCAGCCATCAAATCCTCGCTTGGTTCCTAGAGCCAAG CCTTGGGAGCTTGGTCAGACCCAAAACAACTCAAGCCAAGTATATCAGAACCATACAAGTAGCGAAGCCTTCAGTTCGAGCACGCAGGAGAATGGGCTCAATTATTTAAATGGTGACAGTTCAGTGCCTTGGTGGCAGCGGAAAACTCCCAGTATCACAGAGATAGAAAATGAAGATGAAGTCAAGGCAGCTAGTTTGCAAGTAGTTAGGCAGCCGGTTCAGCGTGCATGGGTTCCTCCCCAGCCACCCCCAGTTGCAATGCCAGAAGCAGCTGAAGCCATCCGACGGCCAAAACCATCAGTGCAGAGAGAATCTCTGGGTAATGATCAGGCCGTAGCACGTTCTTCATCAGATGTGACTGATGAGTTGCAGAGGGTAACAAAAATATCCGAATCTGGAGGTGCATTGGAGATGAACAATGGGAATGCTGCAGAAATCAGTAATGGGAATTCATATCTGAACTCTACCGAGATACATGAAGAGCAAGAAAACTATGAGTAA
- the LOC112176725 gene encoding probable inactive poly [ADP-ribose] polymerase SRO5 isoform X2, which produces MEHSGVQRPLSSVFSDGFTASLPPPQPPNDCELSDQVSDSVTTETSSGSSDDQESSVSDCESSVTSRGGDDRRRVLDAGLVKLGEGDRVHDLIKQRFLVSLGLLGAHVTVTAINRNSHSGFTGQARLHAFRVYLKAVEDKCGGNANVKYGWYSPSSKAEISKIIGHGFGHCEKINRVYGRGVYLAPDDSPLECLENLSEDEDGLRHLLLCRVILGKPEVVLPGNSEQYHPSSQEFDSGVDRLFAPKKYIVWSTHMNTHILPEYVISFRAPTCLKEFLKTREPIRKPTSPWMPIPTLISVLSKFLPQPSIALIIKYHKAHRETKISRSELIQRIRQIAGDKLLATIIKSFRIKIFHCSNSNLLKGFLRTEAGMRWSTKTMQAV; this is translated from the exons ATGGAACACAGTGGTGTTCAACGTCCGTTATCCTCTGTTTTCTCCGATGGATTCACAGCCTCGCTGCCGCCGCCTCAGCCGCCTAACGATTGCGAACTCTCCGATCAGGTTTCCGATTCCGTCACCACAGAGACGTCCTCAGGGAGCTCCGACGATCAAGAATCATCTGTCTCCGATTGCGAAAGCAGCGTCACGAGCCGCGGCGGCGACGACCGTCGCCGGGTGTTGGACGCCGGGTTAGTGAAACTTGGAGAAGGGGACAGAGTCCACGACCTCATCAAGCAAAGGTTTCTTGTGAGTTTGGGATTGCTTGGAGCGCACGTCACCGTTACGGCGATTAATAGAAACTCCCATTCGGGTTTTACGGGTCAAGCGCGGCTGCACGCGTTTCGGGTTTACTTGAAAGCTGTGGAGGACAAGTGTGGTGGAAACGCCAATGTGAAATATGGTTGGTATTCTCCGAGTTCGAAAGCCGAGATCTCGAAGATCATTGGCCATGGATTTGGTCACTGTGAAAAGATCAACAGGGTTTATGGTAGAGGTGTCTATCTTGCTCCTGATGATTCACCTTTGGAATG TTTGGAAAACTTGAGTGAAGATGAAGACGGTCTTCGGCATCTTTTGCTTTGCCGTGTGATTTTGGGGAAGCCGGAAGTTGTGCTGCCTGGTAATTCTGAACAGTATCATCCCAGTTCGCAAGAGTTTGATTCGGGTGTGGACAGGCTTTTCGCTCCCAAGAAGTATATAGTGTGGAGTACTCACATGAACACTCATATCTTGCCGGAGTATGTCATCAGCTTCAGAGCTCCTACTTGCCTGAAAG AGTTCTTGAAGACTCGGGAACCAATTAGAAAACCAACTTCACCATGGATGCCAATTCCAACTCTAATCAGTGTGCTTTCCAAGTTCTTGCCTCAGCCTAGCATTGCTTTGATCATCAAGTATCATAAAGCCCACAGA GAAACGAAGATCTCAAGGAGTGAACTAATACAGAGAATTAGACAAATAGCAGGAGACAAGTTGCTGGCTACAATCATCAAATCTTTCAGAATCAAG ATCTTTCATTGCAGCAACTCAAACCTTCTCAAGGGGTTTCTCAGGACGGAGGCAGGAATGCGATGGAGTACAAAAACAATGCAGGCGGTTTAG
- the LOC112180164 gene encoding uncharacterized protein LOC112180164 produces MQTSSAAASSLTSLSPSFNAYSSSDSLAQIAARVVSEFRQELDEAGLEDIDDLYDNNNDAQFSPPRLEAQQEAENDHVKEAADEEEEEEEFEFAFVCREGEAPTSPIAAEEVFYNGQIRPVYPVFDQSLLLQNDDDLESDSSHAVNTDSEMLASTVTKPRRQPLRMLMIEEEREAASCSSSEADDLENLPPGTYCVWAPPKASRRSGGGGGCDKSSSTGSSKRWKFRDLLSRSSSDGGKDTLVFFAPTTTTKTAEKEGSNVVVARKGKSSKAVADGDKRRSFLPYRQDLVGFFSNVNGLSRNLHPF; encoded by the coding sequence ATGCAGACCAGTAGCGCCGCTGCGAGTTCGTTAACCTCGCTCTCTCCCAGCTTCAACGCCTACTCTTCCTCCGACAGCCTCGCTCAGATCGCCGCCCGCGTCGTCAGCGAGTTTCGTCAAGAACTCGATGAGGCAGGTTTGGAAGACATTGATGATCTGTATGATAACAACAACGACGCGCAATTCTCACCGCCGCGGTTGGAAGCTCAACAAGAGGCTGAAAACGACCACGTAAAGGAGGCGGCcgatgaggaagaagaggaggaggagtttGAGTTCGCTTTTGTGTGCAGAGAGGGAGAGGCGCCGACGTCGCCGATTGCGGCGGAGGAGGTTTTTTATAACGGCCAGATCAGGCCGGTATACCCGGTCTTCGACCAGAGCTTGCTTCTCCAAAACGACGACGACCTTGAATCCGACTCTTCTCATGCCGTGAATACAGATTCCGAGATGTTAGCCTCGACGGTTACGAAGCCGCGCCGTCAGCCGCTACGAATGCTCATGATCGAGGAGGAGCGCGAGGCCGCGTCCTGCTCGTCTTCCGAGGCCGACGACCTGGAGAACTTGCCACCTGGCACTTACTGCGTGTGGGCCCCGCCCAAGGCTTCCAGAAgaagcggcggcggcggcggttgCGATAAGAGCAGCTCGACCGGGTCGTCGAAGCGGTGGAAGTTTCGGGACCTTCTTTCTCGGAGCAGTAGCGACGGCGGCAAGGACACTCTCGTCTTTTTTGCTCCGACGACGACGACCAAGACCGCAGAGAAGGAGGGCAGTAACGTCGTAGTCGCGCGGAAAGGGAAGAGCAGCAAAGCAGTGGCTGATGGGGATAAACGGCGGTCGTTTCTGCCATACAGGCAGGACCTGGTGGGGTTTTTCTCTAATGTGAATGGGCTTAGTAGGAATTTGCATCcgttctga
- the LOC112179726 gene encoding 1-deoxy-D-xylulose 5-phosphate reductoisomerase, chloroplastic yields MALNLLSPAEIKAISFLDSTKSTHLPKLPGGFALRRRDCRAVIGRRIQCSAQAPPPAWPGSAFPEPGRRTWDGPKPISVVGSTGSIGTQTLDIVAENPEKFRVVALAAGSNVTLLVDQVKRFKPKLVAVRNESLVNELKEALSGLEDKPEIIPGEQGVIEVARHPDAVTVVTGIVGCAGLKPTVAAIEAGKDIALANKETLIAGGPFVLPLAHKHNVKILPADSEHSAIFQCIQGLPEGALRRIILTASGGAFRDWPVEKLKEVKVADALKHPNWSMGKKITVDSATLFNKGLEVIEAHYLYGAEYDDIEIVIHPQSIIHSMIETQDSSVLAQLGWPDMRLPILYTMSWPERIYCSEVTWPRLDLCKLGSLTFKAPDNVKYPSMDLAYSAGRAGGTMTGVLSAANEKAVEMFIDEKIRYLDIFKVVELTCAKHRAELVTSPSLEEIVHYDLWARDYAANLQSSTSSTPVFA; encoded by the exons ATGGCTCTGAATCTGTTGTCTCCAGCTGAAATTAAAGCCATCTCTTTCTTGGATTCCACCAAGTCCACTCACTTGCCAAAGCTTCCAG GTGGGTTTGCTTTGAGGAGGAGAGATTGCAGAGCGGTGATCGGAAGAAGAATTCAGTGTTCAGCACAAGCACCACCTCCAGCTTGGCCGGGAAGTGCTTTTCCGGAGCCCGGCCGGAGGACTTGGGATGGTCCAAAGCCTATTTCTGTTGTTGGATCTACTGGTTCCATTGGAACCCAG ACATTGGACATAGTTGCAGAGAACCCCGAAAAATTCAGAGTTGTGGCTCTAGCAGCTGGCTCAAATGTCACTCTTCTTGTCGATCAG GTGAAGAGGTTCAAACCCAAACTAGTTGCAGTTAGAAATGAATCATTAGTTAATGAACTTAAAGAGGCTCTATCTGGTCTAGAAGACAAGCCTGAGATCATTCCTGGGGAGCAAGGAGTCATTGAG GTTGCTCGGCACCCAGATGCAGTCACAGTAGTTACAGGAATAGTTGGTTGTGCAGGACTGAAG CCTACAGTGGCTGCAATAGAAGCAGGGAAAGACATAGCTTTAGCCAATAAGGAGACCCTGATTGCTGGAGGCCCTTTTGTTCTTCCTCTTGCACACAAGCATAATGTGAAAATTCTTCCTGCTGATTCAGAACATTCTGCAATTTTTCAG TGTATCCAAGGCTTGCCAGAGGGTGCACTTCGGCGTATCATTTTGACAGCTTCTGGTGGGGCTTTCAG GGATTGGCCTGTTGAAAAACTCAAAGAAGTTAAGGTTGCTGATGCTCTGAAACATCCTAACTGGAGTATGGGAAAGAAGATAACTGTTGATTCAGCTACGCTTTTCAATAAG GGGCTAGAAGTCATTGAAGCCCATTACTTGTATGGagctgaatatgatgatatcgagaTTGTGATTCATCCACAATCCATCATCCATTCGATGATTGAAACTCAG GATTCATCTGTTCTAGCACAGTTGGGGTGGCCTGATATGCGCTTGCCAATCCTCTACACCATGTCATGGCCGGAGAGAATCTATTGCTCTGAAGTAACCTGGCCCCGGCTTGATCTTTGCAA GCTTGGTTCACTAACCTTTAAAGCTCCTGACAATGTGAAATACCCATCCATGGATCTTGCTTATTCTGCTGGACGGGCCGGTGGCACCATGACAGGAGTTCTTAGTGCAGCAAATGAAAAGGCCGTGGAGATGTTTATCGATGAAAA AATTAGATATCTGGATATTTTCAAGGTTGTTGAGCTAACATGTGCCAAGCACAGGGCAGAGCTCGTGACCTCACCTTCCCTCGAGGAAATTGTACATTATGATTTATGGGCAAGAGATTACGCTGCTAATCTGCAAAGCTCAACAAGTTCAACCCCTGTATTCGCATGA
- the LOC112178776 gene encoding peroxisomal membrane protein PEX14 isoform X2 has protein sequence MASQSSEDKPENPGLAEAQQDVAAEPPKQTSSPSVFVNSEPMREDQVQNAVKFLSHPKVKGSPVIYRRSFLEKKGLTKEEIDEAFRRVPDPPPSAQATTANQADGQAKTTNIQAQSSNQTLQPVSSTAPVGTLARYRFHWSHAILAVGLMAASGAGTAILIKNAIIPRLRSWVRKVVLEDDNDVEKKTDTKPSLAEEAAAAAKSAAAAAADVAKASQEMLNSKTEERKYFGELMSLLDVQVQEMKSMSNSIRKLEGETRASRASLVDHEDSRLTVTKSKQQYVNGKAEYDMHSVQSFSAPASVEPSAAPHSKSYMEIMAMVQRGEKPPNVREIDDLPPNPNQQPSNPRLVPRAKPWELGQTQNNSSQVYQNHTSSEAFSSSTQENGLNYLNGDSSVPWWQRKTPSITEIENEDEVKAASLQVVRQPVQRAWVPPQPPPVAMPEAAEAIRRPKPSVQRESLGNDQAVARSSSDVTDELQRVTKISESGGALEMNNGNAAEISNGNSYLNSTEIHEEQENYE, from the exons ATGGCCTCTCAATCCTCGGAGGACAAACCAGAAAACCCAG GCCTTGCTGAGGCTCAGCAAGATGTTGCAGCTGAGCCTCCTAAGCAAACTTCTAGCCCATCGGTGTTTGTGAATTCCGAACCAATGAGAGAGGACCAAGTGCAAAATGCTGTGAAGTTTCTTTCGCACCCAAAAGTTAAGGGCTCTCCTGTCATCTACAGGCGCTCTTTTCTTGAGAAGAAGGGGCTTACGAAGGAGGAGATTGATGAGGCGTTTCGGCGTGTGCCT GATCCACCTCCAAGTGCACAGGCAACTACTGCAAATCAAG CTGATGGACAAGCGAAGACAACAAACATTCAGGCACAAAGTTCAAATCAAACTTTGCAGCCTGTTAGTTCTACTGCCCCGGTGGGTACCTTAGCTCGGTATAGATTCCACTGGTCTCATGCCATTCTTGCTGTAGGATTAATGGCAGCTTCAGGTGCTGGAACTGCTATACTTATTAAG AATGCTATTATTCCAAGGTTGAGGTCTTGGGTACGAAAGGTTGTATTGGAGGACGACAATGACGTTGAGAAGAAAACTGACACGAAACCCAGTTTAGCAGAAGAAGCTGCAGCAGCGGCTAAATCAGCTGCAGCTGCAGCAGCAGATGTGGCAAAAGCAAGCCAAGAAATGCTGAATTCTAAGACTGAAG AGAGGAAATACTTTGGGGAACTTATGAGTTTGTTAGATGTGCAAGTGCAAGAAATGAAGTCAATGAGTAATTCCATACGGAAATTGGAAG GAGAAACGAGGGCCTCAAGAGCCTCTCTTGTTGATCACGAAGATAGTCGACTCACAGTCACAAAGTCAAAG CAACAATATGTGAATGGCAAGGCAGAGTACGACATGCACTCAG TGCAATCTTTCTCAGCTCCTGCATCTGTGGAACCATCTGCTGCACCTCACTCAAAGTCTTATATGGAG ATCATGGCCATGGTACAAAGAGGGGAGAAACCTCCTAATGTCAGA GAAATTGATGATTTACCGCCCAATCCTAATCAGCAGCCATCAAATCCTCGCTTGGTTCCTAGAGCCAAG CCTTGGGAGCTTGGTCAGACCCAAAACAACTCAAGCCAAGTATATCAGAACCATACAAGTAGCGAAGCCTTCAGTTCGAGCACGCAGGAGAATGGGCTCAATTATTTAAATGGTGACAGTTCAGTGCCTTGGTGGCAGCGGAAAACTCCCAGTATCACAGAGATAGAAAATGAAGATGAAGTCAAGGCAGCTAGTTTGCAAGTAGTTAGGCAGCCGGTTCAGCGTGCATGGGTTCCTCCCCAGCCACCCCCAGTTGCAATGCCAGAAGCAGCTGAAGCCATCCGACGGCCAAAACCATCAGTGCAGAGAGAATCTCTGGGTAATGATCAGGCCGTAGCACGTTCTTCATCAGATGTGACTGATGAGTTGCAGAGGGTAACAAAAATATCCGAATCTGGAGGTGCATTGGAGATGAACAATGGGAATGCTGCAGAAATCAGTAATGGGAATTCATATCTGAACTCTACCGAGATACATGAAGAGCAAGAAAACTATGAGTAA
- the LOC112176725 gene encoding probable inactive poly [ADP-ribose] polymerase SRO5 isoform X1 yields MEHSGVQRPLSSVFSDGFTASLPPPQPPNDCELSDQVSDSVTTETSSGSSDDQESSVSDCESSVTSRGGDDRRRVLDAGLVKLGEGDRVHDLIKQRFLVSLGLLGAHVTVTAINRNSHSGFTGQARLHAFRVYLKAVEDKCGGNANVKYGWYSPSSKAEISKIIGHGFGHCEKINRVYGRGVYLAPDDSPLECLENLSEDEDGLRHLLLCRVILGKPEVVLPGNSEQYHPSSQEFDSGVDRLFAPKKYIVWSTHMNTHILPEYVISFRAPTCLKEFLKTREPIRKPTSPWMPIPTLISVLSKFLPQPSIALIIKYHKAHRETKISRSELIQRIRQIAGDKLLATIIKSFRIKQLKPSQGVSQDGGRNAMEYKNNAGGLDGPMLFGVNLKQI; encoded by the exons ATGGAACACAGTGGTGTTCAACGTCCGTTATCCTCTGTTTTCTCCGATGGATTCACAGCCTCGCTGCCGCCGCCTCAGCCGCCTAACGATTGCGAACTCTCCGATCAGGTTTCCGATTCCGTCACCACAGAGACGTCCTCAGGGAGCTCCGACGATCAAGAATCATCTGTCTCCGATTGCGAAAGCAGCGTCACGAGCCGCGGCGGCGACGACCGTCGCCGGGTGTTGGACGCCGGGTTAGTGAAACTTGGAGAAGGGGACAGAGTCCACGACCTCATCAAGCAAAGGTTTCTTGTGAGTTTGGGATTGCTTGGAGCGCACGTCACCGTTACGGCGATTAATAGAAACTCCCATTCGGGTTTTACGGGTCAAGCGCGGCTGCACGCGTTTCGGGTTTACTTGAAAGCTGTGGAGGACAAGTGTGGTGGAAACGCCAATGTGAAATATGGTTGGTATTCTCCGAGTTCGAAAGCCGAGATCTCGAAGATCATTGGCCATGGATTTGGTCACTGTGAAAAGATCAACAGGGTTTATGGTAGAGGTGTCTATCTTGCTCCTGATGATTCACCTTTGGAATG TTTGGAAAACTTGAGTGAAGATGAAGACGGTCTTCGGCATCTTTTGCTTTGCCGTGTGATTTTGGGGAAGCCGGAAGTTGTGCTGCCTGGTAATTCTGAACAGTATCATCCCAGTTCGCAAGAGTTTGATTCGGGTGTGGACAGGCTTTTCGCTCCCAAGAAGTATATAGTGTGGAGTACTCACATGAACACTCATATCTTGCCGGAGTATGTCATCAGCTTCAGAGCTCCTACTTGCCTGAAAG AGTTCTTGAAGACTCGGGAACCAATTAGAAAACCAACTTCACCATGGATGCCAATTCCAACTCTAATCAGTGTGCTTTCCAAGTTCTTGCCTCAGCCTAGCATTGCTTTGATCATCAAGTATCATAAAGCCCACAGA GAAACGAAGATCTCAAGGAGTGAACTAATACAGAGAATTAGACAAATAGCAGGAGACAAGTTGCTGGCTACAATCATCAAATCTTTCAGAATCAAG CAACTCAAACCTTCTCAAGGGGTTTCTCAGGACGGAGGCAGGAATGCGATGGAGTACAAAAACAATGCAGGCGGTTTAGACGGACCTATGCTTTTTGGAGTAAACTTAAAACAGATCTAA